In a genomic window of Marinitoga hydrogenitolerans DSM 16785:
- a CDS encoding DUF998 domain-containing protein, whose product MRRAFGLLSIIIFFIFTSVSIFINKNWWNILSYTFSKLGKPALALSSWIFSVGVIIGGIFMSIHGFLVISHSENKLKIVGGSYVIISGIFMILSGVFSDGTKSHDFIALSTFLFFYTGNLLYGLGSYDKKIRNCFITIFIAAIVGLLLPIWPSLGILEVYGLSLVVIECILIIYEKD is encoded by the coding sequence ATGAGACGAGCTTTCGGACTATTAAGCATAATAATATTTTTTATTTTTACAAGTGTTAGTATTTTTATTAATAAAAATTGGTGGAATATTCTCAGCTATACTTTCAGCAAACTTGGAAAACCTGCGCTTGCTTTATCGTCATGGATTTTTTCTGTAGGAGTCATAATCGGTGGAATTTTTATGAGTATCCATGGATTTCTTGTTATTTCACACTCCGAAAATAAACTTAAAATTGTTGGAGGCTCTTATGTTATAATATCAGGAATTTTTATGATTCTTTCTGGGGTTTTCTCTGATGGGACGAAATCACACGATTTTATAGCGCTTTCTACATTCTTGTTTTTCTATACTGGAAACCTATTATACGGTCTTGGAAGCTATGACAAGAAGATTAGAAATTGCTTTATAACCATTTTTATTGCCGCAATTGTTGGACTTTTACTCCCAATATGGCCGTCACTCGGGATCCTTGAAGTTTATGGTTTATCTTTGGTTGTTATTGAATGTATACTAATTATCTATGAAAAAGACTAA
- a CDS encoding PqqD family protein: protein MKLKDGLIYREEDSVIFDTEKGKLIELNESANEIIKRLNNKTKRQIIEELKCLYPDSLEEEIEKFFEEFISDARKEGIIYE, encoded by the coding sequence ATGAAATTAAAAGATGGTTTAATTTATAGAGAAGAAGATTCTGTTATTTTTGATACAGAAAAAGGTAAATTAATTGAGTTAAATGAATCTGCTAATGAAATAATAAAGCGTTTAAATAATAAAACAAAAAGACAGATTATAGAAGAATTAAAGTGTCTATATCCAGATAGTCTCGAAGAAGAAATAGAAAAGTTCTTTGAAGAATTTATTTCAGATGCCCGAAAGGAAGGTATAATATATGAATAA
- a CDS encoding radical SAM/SPASM domain-containing protein, translating into MNKIFSSPIFVCWDVTYRCNLNCLHCCFGDSNNNNNVNKELTTLEAKKLFDELSDLKIISFQFAGGEPMIRKDFFELAEYVCKKNIITTVATNGLYIDKYAAKKMKNIGINGVQISLDGINEEQHEFIRGENTFSRTIEAIQHLINAKIPVSVATLVHKKNVEDLYTLINFLNSIGVKNMRLQFLLLQGNAVDNLGELFVELNKIKEIIDRVYNHSLVRQKKFNLILPCFVPSLIGQKVFNTNKSSFLINNCGAGTCNVNINPFGDVTACGILTDEKWICGNIRENSLKTIWNKSKGFSIWRQVIELKGKCSSCDLLDDCRGGCRASAYLTTGDIKASDPLCWRGVEANETAC; encoded by the coding sequence ATGAATAAAATATTTTCCAGTCCAATATTTGTTTGTTGGGATGTTACGTATAGATGTAACTTAAATTGTTTGCACTGTTGCTTTGGGGACAGTAATAACAATAATAATGTGAATAAAGAACTTACAACTTTAGAAGCTAAAAAATTATTTGATGAATTATCGGATTTAAAAATAATTTCCTTTCAATTCGCTGGTGGGGAACCTATGATTAGAAAAGATTTTTTTGAATTAGCCGAATATGTTTGCAAAAAAAATATTATTACAACTGTAGCAACCAATGGTTTATACATAGATAAATATGCTGCTAAAAAAATGAAAAATATAGGAATAAACGGAGTACAAATTAGTCTGGACGGAATTAATGAAGAACAACATGAGTTTATTAGAGGGGAAAATACCTTTTCAAGAACTATAGAAGCAATTCAGCACTTGATAAATGCTAAAATACCAGTTTCAGTAGCTACTTTAGTACACAAGAAAAATGTTGAAGATCTTTATACATTAATTAATTTTCTTAATAGTATTGGTGTGAAAAATATGAGATTGCAGTTTTTATTACTTCAAGGAAATGCTGTTGATAATTTAGGTGAACTATTTGTTGAGTTAAATAAGATAAAAGAAATAATTGATAGAGTTTATAATCATTCTCTTGTTAGACAAAAAAAATTTAATTTGATATTACCGTGTTTTGTTCCCAGTTTAATTGGACAAAAAGTTTTTAATACTAACAAAAGTTCATTCCTAATTAACAATTGTGGTGCAGGCACATGTAATGTAAATATTAATCCTTTTGGAGATGTGACAGCTTGTGGAATTTTAACTGATGAAAAATGGATATGTGGAAATATTCGAGAAAATTCTTTAAAAACCATTTGGAATAAAAGCAAAGGTTTTTCAATATGGAGGCAAGTTATAGAATTAAAAGGGAAATGTAGTTCCTGCGACCTCCTGGATGATTGCAGAGGAGGCTGCAGAGCTAGTGCATATCTTACAACCGGGGATATAAAAGCATCTGATCCATTGTGTTGGAGAGGAGTAGAGGCAAATGAAACGGCCTGTTAG
- a CDS encoding radical SAM/SPASM domain-containing protein: MKRPVSCEWNITNYCNLKCSFCSMNSTHHKDFENLNITKIKEVARKIKEVGCIYVSLSGGEPMSHPLFFNIIKELRKKKLEVTITTNGTFINPSNIKKLEKLGIKWIQISLHGNDPDINNKIMGGNVYNVIRKSIELVKHSSIGISVSSVITNENKASIRKLQEELKLKNITHITRKCMFVGRAALIKKELNIGRKFEIEKISKNCGLFFAIAVNGDIQPCGEFKVKLGNIFEDNLIDIWKNSPILRMCNKGSRCLAEIYENNKKFRTQINSMI; encoded by the coding sequence ATGAAACGGCCTGTTAGCTGCGAATGGAATATAACAAACTATTGTAATTTGAAATGTTCATTTTGCAGTATGAATTCTACTCATCATAAAGATTTTGAAAACTTAAATATTACCAAAATAAAAGAAGTTGCAAGAAAAATCAAAGAAGTTGGATGTATATATGTTTCATTAAGTGGTGGAGAACCAATGAGTCATCCATTATTTTTTAACATTATCAAAGAACTCAGAAAAAAGAAACTCGAAGTCACTATAACAACCAATGGAACCTTTATTAATCCAAGTAATATTAAAAAACTTGAAAAGTTGGGAATTAAATGGATTCAAATTAGTTTACACGGAAATGACCCAGATATTAACAATAAAATAATGGGAGGAAATGTATATAATGTTATTAGAAAAAGTATAGAATTAGTAAAACATAGTAGTATAGGAATTTCAGTGTCCTCGGTAATAACAAATGAAAACAAAGCATCAATAAGGAAGTTACAAGAAGAATTAAAACTTAAAAATATTACACATATTACAAGAAAATGTATGTTTGTGGGTAGAGCTGCTTTAATTAAAAAAGAATTAAATATTGGTAGAAAGTTTGAAATAGAAAAAATTAGTAAAAATTGTGGATTATTTTTTGCCATAGCGGTTAATGGAGATATTCAACCATGTGGAGAATTTAAAGTAAAATTAGGTAATATATTTGAAGATAACTTAATTGATATTTGGAAAAATAGTCCGATATTAAGGATGTGCAATAAAGGTTCAAGGTGTTTGGCGGAAATATATGAAAATAATAAAAAATTCAGAACGCAGATAAATTCAATGATTTAG
- a CDS encoding ABC transporter ATP-binding protein yields the protein MDTVINCMNIHKSYIKKKWFKVVKRNDVLNNLDIKIKKGEIYGLLGLNGAGKTTLIRIITGILLPDKGSVELFGMRYDKYEKEIKSRLGVVMGGDRSLYWKLSAEENLEFFGTLYNIPKKKLRENIQMYLDYVGLDEHKKNLVETYSKGMKQRLLIAKSLISEPEILILDEPTVGLDIQVAFEYRKLLKKLNDELGLTILLTTHYLHEAEELCSRVGILKGGKIVEEGTIDYLKNKNKMEEVIEFKLKSEMDYNLKKEISNLGIISKLTADNHFTYQVKINSMYREQIINLLISQSRLLYLEVKGITLEDIVSTYF from the coding sequence ATGGATACCGTAATTAATTGTATGAATATACACAAATCATATATTAAGAAGAAATGGTTTAAAGTTGTAAAAAGAAATGATGTACTAAATAATTTAGATATTAAAATAAAAAAAGGAGAAATTTATGGCTTACTAGGACTTAATGGGGCAGGAAAAACTACTCTTATTAGAATAATCACAGGTATTTTGTTACCAGACAAAGGAAGTGTTGAATTATTTGGAATGAGATACGATAAATATGAAAAAGAAATTAAATCCAGATTAGGAGTTGTTATGGGAGGAGATCGCTCGCTATATTGGAAACTTTCTGCAGAAGAAAATCTGGAATTTTTTGGGACTTTATATAATATACCAAAGAAAAAACTCAGAGAAAATATACAAATGTATTTGGATTATGTAGGTTTAGATGAACATAAAAAAAATCTGGTAGAAACCTATTCTAAAGGTATGAAACAAAGGTTGCTAATAGCCAAATCTTTAATAAGTGAGCCTGAAATTTTGATTTTAGACGAACCAACAGTTGGATTGGACATACAAGTAGCATTTGAATATAGAAAATTATTAAAAAAATTAAATGATGAGCTTGGCTTAACTATATTATTAACTACCCATTATTTACATGAAGCGGAGGAGTTATGCTCCAGAGTAGGTATATTAAAAGGTGGAAAGATCGTTGAAGAAGGAACAATTGATTATTTAAAGAATAAAAATAAAATGGAAGAAGTAATAGAATTTAAGCTAAAATCTGAGATGGATTATAATTTAAAAAAGGAAATTTCCAATCTTGGTATAATAAGTAAATTAACTGCTGATAACCACTTTACATATCAAGTAAAGATTAACAGCATGTATAGAGAACAAATAATTAATTTATTAATCTCTCAAAGTCGTTTACTATACCTAGAGGTAAAAGGGATTACTTTGGAAGATATAGTTTCAACCTATTTTTAA
- a CDS encoding ABC transporter permease yields the protein MKHILATAKSEFLILKRYPLNLFYTIISTLFFLLPLFYITKTYNVEREQYLWILSGSLFWMYISQALWTIGLSLRKEQEIGTLEQIFMSPANLISIIIGKSLVTLGINSLTLFVGVLLIRYVFDCHINYLLMVIIPIISMPAVFGFSYIISGIVIKFKEIFAFLQVLTGLLFIFSGVSQPITFLPYNLGKVSKFIIFEKMIYIFRRVIIDSATLSEISNDLIYIFIYGLILNIIAIFIFYYFKKKVLENGDGLYV from the coding sequence GTGAAACATATATTAGCAACTGCAAAGTCAGAGTTTTTAATTTTAAAGAGGTATCCTCTGAATTTATTTTATACTATAATCTCTACTCTTTTTTTCTTATTACCACTGTTTTATATTACAAAAACTTACAATGTTGAACGAGAACAGTATTTATGGATTTTATCCGGAAGTTTGTTTTGGATGTATATATCGCAGGCATTATGGACTATAGGTCTTTCCCTCAGGAAGGAACAAGAAATAGGCACATTGGAGCAAATCTTTATGTCACCTGCCAATTTGATTTCTATAATAATAGGAAAAAGTTTAGTCACGCTTGGTATTAATAGTTTAACATTATTTGTAGGTGTACTATTAATTAGATATGTTTTTGATTGTCATATTAATTATTTATTAATGGTGATTATTCCAATAATTAGTATGCCAGCTGTTTTTGGATTCTCATATATAATATCTGGTATAGTAATAAAATTTAAAGAAATATTTGCGTTTTTACAGGTTTTAACCGGTCTATTATTTATTTTTAGCGGTGTAAGTCAACCAATAACCTTCTTACCCTATAACTTAGGAAAAGTAAGTAAATTCATAATTTTTGAAAAAATGATTTATATATTTAGACGTGTTATAATTGATTCAGCAACGCTTTCAGAAATCTCTAATGATTTGATATATATATTTATTTATGGATTGATATTAAATATAATTGCTATTTTCATATTCTATTATTTTAAGAAGAAAGTGCTTGAAAATGGAGATGGGTTATATGTTTAA
- a CDS encoding ABC transporter permease, with amino-acid sequence MFNKAYVFLKKEMLFLIRYPMQIMFETILPVINMLPAIFLAIYLMSSNHIQNFEKVTGTKNYFVFISIGIVFSIFNSIQEQTGYQLSKEMWMGTLEQIWITPIKKFNLILGWIFFSFIKAILYTISSAIILKFIFIYLNISFNIYSLPLLALSILLLLAISICSGIIICSITLSIKQVDSFVFLVTGAIPLLSGITFPISVLPPKIQIISKILPTTYVFDLIRYSILRSNTILDPSIELILVFCYVIILMIISVFIFKQLKRRVEKCGTIYIM; translated from the coding sequence ATGTTTAATAAGGCATATGTTTTTTTGAAAAAAGAGATGCTTTTTTTGATTAGATATCCAATGCAAATTATGTTTGAAACAATATTGCCTGTAATTAATATGTTACCAGCAATATTTTTAGCAATATATTTAATGTCATCCAATCATATTCAAAATTTTGAAAAAGTGACCGGAACAAAAAATTATTTTGTTTTTATCAGTATTGGGATTGTTTTTTCTATATTCAATTCGATACAAGAACAGACAGGATATCAATTGTCTAAAGAAATGTGGATGGGAACTTTAGAGCAAATCTGGATTACTCCTATAAAAAAGTTTAATTTAATATTAGGGTGGATATTCTTTAGTTTTATAAAGGCGATATTATACACCATCAGTTCAGCAATAATTTTAAAATTTATATTTATATACTTAAATATAAGTTTTAATATTTATAGTTTGCCGTTATTAGCTTTATCCATACTATTATTATTAGCTATTTCAATCTGTAGTGGGATAATTATATGTAGTATTACTCTAAGCATAAAACAAGTAGATTCATTTGTATTTTTAGTAACTGGTGCAATTCCATTATTAAGTGGAATCACATTTCCAATTTCAGTTTTGCCACCAAAAATACAAATAATTTCAAAGATTTTACCAACAACTTATGTATTTGATTTAATCAGATATTCTATTCTAAGAAGTAATACTATATTGGATCCATCTATTGAATTAATTCTGGTTTTCTGTTATGTAATTATTCTTATGATTATATCTGTTTTTATATTCAAACAATTAAAAAGAAGGGTTGAAAAATGTGGAACAATTTATATAATGTAA
- a CDS encoding nitroreductase family protein, producing MWNNLYNVRDRFYSRKSVRDYLNIKLNIDVINVLIDIGFSGPVSGGLKCVFIREISNSKEKRICYKGAYYQEHVLKAPHIFLIGCNDSIIKKKYNREYVNVFSCQNSVIAAQNIIIAAHEFGLGTCFIGAIRKDILVEGLNLDKGYNPWCILCLGLNRGDNIEI from the coding sequence ATGTGGAACAATTTATATAATGTAAGAGATAGATTTTATTCCCGTAAAAGCGTGAGAGATTATTTAAATATTAAACTCAACATAGATGTAATCAACGTATTAATTGATATAGGATTTAGTGGTCCTGTTTCAGGAGGATTAAAGTGCGTTTTTATAAGAGAAATAAGTAATAGCAAAGAAAAACGTATTTGTTATAAAGGAGCTTATTATCAAGAACATGTTTTAAAGGCCCCACATATTTTTTTAATTGGATGTAATGATTCAATTATTAAAAAAAAATATAATAGAGAGTATGTAAATGTATTTAGTTGTCAAAATTCTGTTATTGCTGCTCAAAACATTATAATAGCTGCACATGAATTTGGATTGGGAACATGCTTTATAGGAGCTATTAGAAAAGATATACTAGTGGAAGGTTTAAATTTGGACAAAGGATACAACCCTTGGTGTATATTATGTCTAGGTTTAAATAGAGGTGATAATATTGAAATATAA
- a CDS encoding S24/S26 family peptidase produces MIYSYFIKDIIANNDISVFSDANTISMEPFIVGKVKLIISNCKINDLKVGDICVIIFDTGELVCHRVIFHNKNQIITKGDNGIFYDWATSEKDIVGIVRKVVYDSYYLDMTNKRNRLLNGIMVVLSKLKVTKRYYINSFQKTKNNIIYFLQKFITKLYKKSLIFENSNNT; encoded by the coding sequence ATGATATATAGTTATTTTATAAAAGATATTATTGCTAATAATGATATCAGTGTTTTTTCTGATGCAAATACTATAAGTATGGAACCATTCATTGTTGGAAAAGTTAAGCTAATTATATCAAATTGCAAAATAAATGATTTAAAAGTGGGCGATATCTGTGTAATAATATTTGATACGGGAGAATTGGTATGCCATAGGGTGATTTTTCATAATAAAAATCAGATTATTACAAAAGGAGATAATGGGATATTCTATGATTGGGCAACATCTGAAAAAGATATTGTTGGAATAGTGAGAAAGGTTGTTTATGATTCTTATTATTTAGATATGACTAATAAGAGAAATCGCCTATTAAATGGAATCATGGTAGTATTATCGAAATTAAAAGTTACAAAGAGATATTACATAAATTCATTTCAAAAAACAAAAAATAATATAATATATTTTTTGCAGAAATTTATAACAAAATTATATAAAAAGTCACTAATTTTTGAGAATTCAAATAATACTTAA
- a CDS encoding phosphorylase family protein — protein sequence MKIKCGIILENISWYNKVKELFNSNPDYELKEITLYYDYQKIIKIRYKDTHEFYIIIGSGASNAASNAEFLINFNINLLLRIGTVGALTNTLKVGDVINIIAGIKGEGVTKYYLPEQIPAMANIKLFKSLGSYLESRMTIVDGIVFTTAARFKENIEELKKMVQYNVIGIEMETAAIFGVGLDRGIPAGALCIVSDSPINDQYDRPGIMNKKSYSIVEGKFQQLFLEVINWTNSVEGNNFN from the coding sequence GTGAAAATTAAATGTGGAATTATTTTAGAAAATATTAGTTGGTACAATAAGGTCAAAGAACTGTTTAATTCAAACCCTGATTATGAACTTAAAGAAATTACTCTATATTATGATTATCAAAAAATTATAAAGATAAGGTACAAAGACACACATGAATTTTATATTATAATCGGTTCTGGGGCATCAAATGCTGCATCAAATGCAGAGTTTTTAATAAACTTTAACATTAATTTATTGTTGCGTATTGGAACTGTTGGAGCTCTAACAAATACCTTGAAAGTAGGTGATGTTATAAACATCATTGCCGGAATTAAAGGTGAAGGAGTAACAAAATATTATCTTCCTGAGCAAATTCCTGCAATGGCAAATATTAAATTATTTAAAAGTTTGGGTTCATATCTTGAATCTAGGATGACAATAGTTGATGGCATTGTATTTACTACTGCTGCTAGATTCAAAGAGAATATTGAAGAGTTAAAAAAGATGGTTCAATATAATGTAATAGGTATTGAAATGGAGACAGCAGCCATATTTGGAGTCGGATTGGATAGAGGAATTCCCGCTGGAGCATTGTGCATCGTTAGCGATTCTCCTATAAATGATCAATATGATAGGCCAGGAATTATGAACAAAAAAAGCTATAGTATTGTAGAGGGAAAATTCCAGCAATTATTTTTAGAAGTTATAAACTGGACAAATTCAGTAGAGGGTAATAATTTTAATTAA
- a CDS encoding plasmid pRiA4b ORF-3 family protein, translated as MGNNFILKIEIENIKPEIYRIISVRKDMNFFDLHNIIQLAFDWDNTHLYEFEVTDNIKIVPEFSYIPNEMPLFSDNKNQLDKAIKLETVLETKNKIKYKYDFGDNWIVNIEVIGEKNEDANYPICIKGERAAPLEDCGGIGGYYSILEALNNPEDADEELLEWAEDYDPEKFDIEKLNKELKKMFNTETNENDEDENYNNNDFFGQEDVVKKLINILEDAYNDGGANGISEALEIIVKKMYEGEEIPAKELDNIKDVLLSQTPFWYITSEFSENNNNKKIIKNILKRKLIKSITIDNGLNLLSIEERNMIKERYKVPINLSVVKLKNVILKNYPETIELLFSYSYIRNIYEEYKKNGFYFLENIEEFNITNFLQDCGMGYISEKEGIICFTFYEEVKKYIEKQKNFFEKMNKLDYKRLFINELVFLYGVIEKEKFLKIINRRKYKDLIDDTILEKDLEFFEKINKKFPELSGFEILKKDGIDYIVHNSAYEIFENIIDFRKQYIKNDYKIFSTKYLKELIDTGFYSNATVETLKEILRLGTFVTDTLRDKTLLNDTIREIFVLINYNHSNREIMAFLIANGFKINILKIDTILNRFRDIVPKWDYKGYSK; from the coding sequence ATGGGAAATAACTTTATTTTAAAAATCGAAATAGAAAATATAAAACCAGAAATTTATAGAATAATATCCGTAAGAAAGGATATGAATTTTTTTGATCTTCATAATATTATACAATTAGCTTTTGATTGGGATAATACTCATCTTTATGAATTTGAAGTTACTGATAATATAAAAATCGTTCCTGAATTTTCATATATTCCAAATGAAATGCCACTTTTTTCTGACAATAAAAATCAACTTGATAAAGCTATAAAACTAGAAACGGTGTTGGAAACTAAAAATAAAATAAAATACAAATATGATTTTGGAGACAATTGGATTGTAAATATTGAAGTAATAGGTGAAAAGAATGAAGATGCAAATTATCCTATATGTATTAAAGGCGAAAGAGCTGCCCCTTTAGAAGATTGTGGCGGTATAGGTGGGTATTATTCTATTTTAGAAGCATTAAATAATCCAGAAGATGCCGATGAAGAATTACTTGAATGGGCTGAAGATTATGATCCAGAAAAATTTGATATTGAAAAACTAAATAAAGAATTAAAAAAAATGTTTAATACAGAAACAAATGAGAATGACGAAGATGAAAATTATAACAATAATGATTTTTTTGGACAAGAAGATGTTGTAAAAAAATTAATTAATATTCTTGAAGACGCCTATAATGATGGAGGTGCTAATGGAATATCTGAAGCACTCGAGATAATTGTAAAAAAAATGTACGAAGGTGAGGAAATTCCAGCTAAAGAATTAGATAATATTAAAGACGTTTTACTTTCTCAAACCCCATTCTGGTATATAACTTCTGAATTTTCAGAAAATAATAATAATAAAAAAATAATAAAAAATATTTTAAAAAGAAAATTAATAAAAAGTATTACAATAGATAATGGACTTAATCTTTTATCTATCGAAGAGAGAAATATGATAAAAGAACGATATAAAGTCCCTATAAATTTATCGGTAGTTAAACTTAAAAATGTAATATTGAAAAATTATCCAGAAACTATAGAGCTATTATTCTCATATTCTTATATAAGAAATATATATGAAGAATATAAAAAAAACGGGTTTTATTTTTTAGAAAATATTGAAGAGTTTAATATAACTAATTTTTTGCAAGATTGTGGTATGGGGTATATTAGTGAAAAAGAAGGGATAATATGTTTCACTTTTTATGAAGAAGTGAAAAAATATATTGAAAAACAGAAAAATTTTTTTGAAAAAATGAATAAATTGGATTATAAACGACTCTTTATAAATGAACTGGTTTTTTTATATGGGGTTATAGAAAAAGAAAAATTTTTAAAGATAATTAATAGAAGAAAATATAAAGATTTAATTGATGACACAATATTAGAAAAAGATCTTGAATTTTTCGAAAAAATAAATAAAAAATTCCCTGAACTTAGTGGTTTTGAAATATTAAAAAAAGATGGGATAGATTATATAGTTCATAATTCCGCATATGAAATTTTTGAAAATATAATTGATTTTAGAAAACAATATATAAAAAATGATTACAAAATATTTTCAACAAAATATCTAAAAGAATTAATTGATACTGGCTTTTATTCAAACGCAACAGTCGAAACCCTTAAAGAAATATTGAGGTTAGGAACATTTGTAACAGATACGTTAAGAGATAAAACTCTACTTAATGATACAATAAGAGAAATATTTGTACTTATCAATTATAATCATTCTAACAGGGAAATAATGGCATTTTTAATTGCAAATGGTTTTAAAATCAATATTCTAAAAATTGATACTATATTGAATAGATTTAGAGATATAGTTCCAAAATGGGACTATAAAGGATATTCAAAATAA